The following are from one region of the Lacinutrix sp. Bg11-31 genome:
- a CDS encoding dienelactone hydrolase family protein, translating to MKKSITLFSVILIILSCKNNKESLVVDTKETVLDSSSANIKTKQMIKETITFPSQDGLSITADVYKVDDNPVTILLCHQAGFSRGEYKDTALLLNSYGYSVMAIDQRSGDRVNAVVNETAKLATSKNLETNYIDAKPDIIAAIDYVYNDNGNKQLLLVGSSYSATLALLIGGSNNKIKAVAAFSPGEYYKDRNIQTEIKDLNKPTFVTASLSETQDLTTLVSEMKTDNLTHYKTPEEGIHGSRALWDATNGYIGYRKAFKSFLDSI from the coding sequence ATGAAAAAATCAATTACTTTATTTTCTGTAATCTTAATAATTCTATCTTGTAAAAACAACAAGGAGTCTTTGGTTGTAGATACAAAAGAAACAGTTTTAGATAGTTCTAGCGCTAATATAAAAACAAAACAAATGATTAAAGAAACCATAACGTTTCCATCTCAAGATGGTTTAAGTATTACTGCAGATGTTTATAAGGTAGATGATAATCCAGTTACTATTTTGCTGTGTCACCAAGCTGGTTTCAGCAGAGGCGAGTATAAAGACACCGCTTTACTTTTAAATAGTTATGGCTATTCTGTTATGGCAATAGATCAGCGTTCTGGTGATCGTGTTAATGCTGTTGTAAATGAAACCGCTAAGTTGGCAACCTCTAAAAATTTAGAAACAAATTATATCGATGCTAAGCCAGATATTATTGCTGCTATTGATTATGTCTATAACGATAACGGAAATAAGCAGCTATTACTTGTAGGAAGCTCGTACTCTGCAACTTTAGCACTATTGATTGGAGGTAGTAATAATAAAATTAAAGCTGTTGCTGCTTTTAGTCCAGGAGAATACTATAAAGATAGAAATATTCAAACTGAAATTAAAGATTTAAACAAACCAACTTTTGTTACTGCTTCTCTTTCGGAAACCCAAGATTTAACGACTTTAGTAAGTGAAATGAAAACAGATAACCTTACACATTATAAAACACCAGAAGAAGGTATTCATGGTTCAAGAGCACTTTGGGATGCTACAAATGGATATATAGGTTATAGAAAAGCGTTTAAATCCTTCTTAGATAGTATTTAA
- the murF gene encoding UDP-N-acetylmuramoyl-tripeptide--D-alanyl-D-alanine ligase encodes MKIEQLHSLFLECKGISTDTRKVSNGNMFFALKGDNFNGNTFAQKALDIGAKYVVIDEVEFKTSDKTILVDNVLETLQALASHHRMYLNIPIIALTGSNGKTTTKELINTVLLKKYKTTATIGNLNNHIGVPLTLLSMTSSTQIGIVEMGANHVKEIEFLCNIAKPDYGYITNFGKAHLEGFGSAQGVINGKSELYTYLTKSNKHIFLNADDTIQKEKLNTYIKKFGFSQTDSNYYKIEFTEANPFVSFKIEDTLINSQLIGKYNFTNLCAASIIGKYFNIDLKDIKNALENYTPSNNRSQIIEKGSNKIILDAYNANPTSMKAALENFSDLKDEKKIAFLGDMFELGDSAKQEHQAISNLSTNLNIDVVYLIGDNFFQIENNATKVNQYASFNILKENFNSIDIKNATLLIKGSRGMALERILDLL; translated from the coding sequence ATGAAAATAGAACAACTTCACAGCTTGTTTTTAGAATGCAAAGGCATTTCTACAGATACTAGAAAAGTTTCAAACGGAAATATGTTTTTCGCTTTAAAAGGCGACAATTTTAATGGTAACACATTTGCCCAAAAGGCATTAGATATAGGAGCAAAATATGTAGTAATAGATGAAGTTGAATTTAAAACTTCAGATAAAACGATTCTAGTAGACAATGTATTGGAAACTTTACAAGCTTTAGCATCGCATCACAGAATGTATCTAAACATTCCAATAATAGCATTAACCGGTAGTAATGGAAAAACTACAACTAAAGAATTAATCAATACAGTACTATTAAAAAAATATAAAACTACTGCAACAATAGGGAATTTGAATAATCATATTGGAGTTCCATTAACGTTACTTTCTATGACTAGCTCTACCCAAATTGGTATTGTAGAAATGGGAGCAAATCATGTAAAAGAAATTGAGTTTCTCTGCAACATTGCTAAACCAGATTATGGATATATAACTAATTTTGGAAAAGCACATCTAGAAGGTTTTGGAAGTGCTCAAGGCGTTATTAATGGAAAAAGCGAGTTATATACCTATTTAACCAAAAGCAATAAGCACATCTTCTTAAATGCAGATGATACTATTCAAAAAGAAAAGCTAAATACTTATATTAAAAAGTTTGGATTCTCTCAAACAGATTCTAACTATTATAAAATAGAATTTACTGAAGCTAATCCGTTTGTGAGTTTTAAAATTGAAGACACTTTAATTAACTCTCAACTTATTGGGAAATACAATTTCACGAATCTCTGTGCTGCTTCAATAATTGGAAAATATTTTAATATTGACTTAAAAGACATTAAAAACGCTTTAGAAAACTATACACCATCAAACAACCGCTCTCAAATTATAGAAAAAGGCAGTAATAAAATTATTTTAGATGCATATAACGCTAATCCAACAAGTATGAAAGCTGCTTTAGAAAATTTTAGCGATTTAAAAGATGAAAAGAAAATAGCTTTTTTAGGAGATATGTTCGAATTAGGTGACAGTGCTAAACAAGAGCATCAAGCTATTTCTAATTTATCAACTAACTTAAATATTGATGTTGTTTATTTAATTGGAGACAACTTTTTTCAAATTGAAAACAATGCAACTAAAGTAAATCAATACGCCTCTTTTAATATTTTAAAAGAAAACTTCAATTCAATTGATATAAAAAATGCTACGCTTTTAATTAAAGGCTCTCGAGGAATGGCATTAGAACGTATTCTAGATTTACTATAA